A single genomic interval of bacterium harbors:
- a CDS encoding ABC transporter ATP-binding protein has translation MASRLDGRDHELIRLDQVTKSYIMGRRELLVLHDVSLSVHDNEYVAIMGPSGSGKTTLMNIIGCLDRATTGSYCLEGEPIDEKSDRDLARIRCRKIGFVFQTFNLLARTSALRNVELPILYKGGSRRIRRKRALQMLNLLGLGERIKHKPSELSGGERQRVAIARALANRPSLILADEPTGNLDSKTGDEIMHIFNDLHAQGNTLIVVTHEQNVATHSDRVIKLLDGEVVSDERIERGSQSDV, from the coding sequence ATGGCAAGTAGGTTGGACGGTCGCGACCACGAGCTAATCAGGCTGGACCAGGTGACCAAATCCTACATAATGGGCAGGAGGGAGCTTCTGGTCTTGCACGACGTCTCGCTCTCGGTGCACGATAACGAGTATGTGGCGATAATGGGTCCTTCGGGCTCGGGCAAGACGACGTTGATGAACATAATCGGCTGCCTCGACAGGGCCACGACTGGCAGCTATTGTCTGGAGGGCGAGCCGATTGACGAGAAGAGCGACAGGGACCTCGCGAGGATAAGGTGCAGGAAGATTGGCTTCGTGTTTCAAACGTTTAACCTCCTTGCAAGGACTTCGGCGCTTCGGAACGTTGAGCTGCCCATCCTATACAAGGGCGGGTCAAGGCGGATACGAAGGAAGAGGGCGCTTCAAATGCTCAATCTGTTGGGACTTGGCGAGAGGATCAAGCACAAGCCCAGCGAGCTTTCGGGCGGGGAGCGGCAGAGAGTAGCTATCGCAAGGGCGCTTGCAAACCGTCCAAGCCTGATACTGGCCGATGAGCCTACCGGCAACCTCGACAGCAAGACCGGCGATGAGATAATGCACATCTTCAACGACCTACACGCCCAGGGCAATACGCTGATCGTGGTAACACATGAGCAGAACGTAGCGACGCACTCCGACAGGGTCATAAAGCTGCTCGACGGAGAAGTGGTCTCCGACGAGCGAATCGAGCGAGGGAGCCAAAGCGATGTTTGA
- a CDS encoding MotA/TolQ/ExbB proton channel family protein: MFEAATLASISTASASAGTLSTCATAASSMATLSTAASLVQKAAAATPIPPPGHVSFWDSMGFTAAGGQVMELFKNGGPFMWPILFASFVGVLFLIDRLVSLSREARATNKMLKSLTSLVSEPNVNAEQIEARCRQFERSPITTMTVAGLEKLEAGEIRNIESAIERAGQAEMGRLEKGLPALASVSNIAPLIGFLGTVWGIILAFHVIGLKKVVNPQDISEGISQALIMSAAGLSVAIPVSGAYNYFTTRVGRIAVMMQEGAYILTVLFSMMLGELVEPDEASATDESERPAATGDDE; this comes from the coding sequence ATGTTTGAGGCGGCAACCCTGGCCTCGATCTCCACAGCGAGTGCATCGGCGGGAACGCTCTCAACCTGCGCAACTGCTGCCTCGAGCATGGCCACCCTTTCAACCGCGGCGTCGCTCGTGCAGAAGGCCGCAGCCGCCACGCCGATCCCGCCGCCCGGGCACGTATCGTTCTGGGACTCAATGGGGTTCACGGCCGCCGGTGGCCAGGTGATGGAGCTTTTCAAGAACGGCGGCCCGTTCATGTGGCCAATCCTGTTTGCCTCGTTCGTCGGTGTGCTGTTCCTTATCGATCGGCTGGTAAGCCTCTCTAGGGAGGCGAGGGCTACCAACAAGATGCTGAAGTCGCTCACCTCGCTCGTTTCAGAACCTAATGTCAACGCCGAGCAGATCGAGGCACGGTGCAGGCAGTTTGAGAGGTCCCCCATAACGACAATGACCGTTGCGGGGCTCGAGAAGCTCGAGGCTGGCGAGATTCGGAACATCGAGAGCGCCATCGAGCGGGCTGGTCAGGCAGAGATGGGCCGTCTTGAGAAGGGACTTCCCGCGCTCGCTAGCGTCTCCAACATCGCTCCGCTGATCGGCTTTCTCGGGACAGTCTGGGGCATCATCCTCGCTTTCCATGTCATCGGCCTCAAGAAAGTTGTCAATCCGCAGGACATCAGTGAGGGCATATCTCAGGCGCTCATCATGTCCGCCGCGGGGCTATCAGTTGCCATACCGGTATCTGGCGCCTACAACTACTTCACGACGCGAGTCGGCAGAATCGCAGTGATGATGCAGGAGGGGGCATACATCTTGACCGTCCTTTTCTCGATGATGCTGGGCGAGTTGGTCGAGCCTGATGAGGCGTCTGCGACCGATGAATCTGAGAGACCGGCGGCCACGGGGGACGATGAGTGA
- a CDS encoding energy transducer TonB codes for MNATLFLEQKRRFDRKQILLAAVIALLFHLWLFYFTFPSTPAPTYEEVKHSVKIRRWRPREREKPKVKPPPPQKTVKKAKFIIPVPDPTPNDPEEIQPIEPEPQIEEIPPDEDFVWGIPEEPDVEVGQEEARIYNQWEVSQQPEVVKEVRPSYPALAQQVGKEAIVVLMLVVDANGDVVSHQVLHATGDKFKQQFIKEAVMAVYKYKFSPAIQAGHPVPCCAKITVKFKLQ; via the coding sequence ATGAACGCTACGCTGTTTCTCGAGCAAAAACGGAGATTCGATCGGAAGCAGATTCTACTTGCTGCTGTTATCGCACTCTTATTCCACCTATGGCTCTTTTACTTCACGTTCCCCTCAACGCCAGCCCCGACCTACGAGGAAGTAAAACACAGCGTGAAAATCAGGCGTTGGCGCCCGCGGGAGAGGGAGAAGCCGAAGGTCAAACCGCCACCTCCCCAAAAAACAGTAAAGAAGGCCAAGTTTATCATTCCAGTGCCCGATCCGACTCCGAATGACCCGGAAGAGATTCAGCCGATAGAGCCTGAACCTCAGATTGAGGAGATCCCTCCGGACGAGGATTTCGTGTGGGGAATCCCCGAGGAGCCGGACGTCGAGGTCGGCCAGGAGGAGGCAAGGATCTACAACCAATGGGAGGTCAGCCAGCAGCCCGAGGTCGTGAAGGAAGTGAGGCCGAGCTATCCTGCTCTTGCACAGCAGGTCGGGAAAGAGGCCATCGTGGTTCTAATGCTCGTTGTCGATGCAAATGGTGATGTTGTGAGCCATCAAGTGCTCCACGCAACGGGCGACAAGTTCAAGCAGCAATTCATAAAAGAAGCTGTGATGGCTGTCTATAAGTACAAGTTCAGCCCGGCCATTCAGGCCGGCCACCCTGTGCCCTGCTGCGCCAAGATCACGGTAAAGTTCAAGTTGCAGTAG
- a CDS encoding glycosyltransferase family 4 protein — MARIAIIDLLFNWPPDGGARTDIQHIARGLSQKHNVVLFCPDFRLGFPRGRIGRDPGIAVHKIPLKDYEFQPLTLTRRLRSAVDEFSPDYVFIADGWYFKPYVVVAMEGYKRILRFYAHESLCPKSHGHFIDSKMRPCQRNWLNEWRDFIPCVLCASRWLHENPESTHFSIPFIRALAFLPHYPHLVRRAISSVDAIVCYNEFIESKLSPMNQNIHIIPSGVDASRFSPSPPAPRKGPRKVLMCGRKSDPLKGYDILFKAFIPLVQAGMDIELFVTESPARREAFINYTGWLDQGGLANLYKQVDICVVPSVWPEPFGIVALEAMASEKPVIVTRVGGLQHIVDDGVDGFVVEPFDSRGLRQKLRILIENPDLCESMGKAGRAKVLDKYQWDTIVQNYYEPIFSA, encoded by the coding sequence ATGGCTAGAATCGCCATCATTGATCTCTTGTTCAACTGGCCGCCTGACGGAGGCGCCAGAACTGATATCCAGCACATCGCCCGGGGTCTTTCCCAGAAACACAACGTGGTCCTGTTCTGCCCCGACTTTAGGCTTGGGTTCCCAAGAGGGAGGATAGGCCGGGACCCCGGCATCGCCGTGCACAAAATCCCGCTGAAGGACTATGAGTTCCAGCCGCTCACGCTTACCCGACGCCTCAGGTCCGCCGTCGATGAGTTCAGCCCAGACTACGTGTTCATCGCAGACGGCTGGTATTTCAAGCCTTATGTTGTTGTCGCGATGGAGGGTTACAAGAGGATTCTGCGCTTCTACGCACACGAGTCGCTCTGTCCGAAGTCCCACGGGCATTTCATCGACAGCAAAATGCGCCCTTGCCAACGCAATTGGCTGAACGAATGGAGGGATTTTATCCCCTGTGTCCTGTGTGCCAGCAGATGGCTTCACGAAAACCCCGAAAGCACCCACTTCAGCATCCCATTCATAAGAGCGCTCGCCTTTCTGCCCCACTATCCCCACCTCGTCCGGCGAGCGATCAGTTCGGTGGACGCCATCGTGTGCTACAACGAGTTCATCGAAAGCAAACTCAGCCCGATGAACCAGAACATTCACATCATCCCATCGGGCGTTGATGCGTCGCGTTTCTCGCCGTCGCCGCCCGCGCCTCGAAAAGGGCCTCGGAAGGTACTCATGTGTGGACGAAAGAGCGACCCACTCAAGGGCTACGACATCCTTTTCAAGGCGTTTATCCCGTTGGTGCAGGCCGGTATGGACATCGAGCTGTTCGTTACCGAGTCGCCCGCGCGGAGGGAAGCGTTCATCAATTACACTGGCTGGCTCGACCAGGGAGGCCTGGCCAACCTATACAAGCAGGTGGATATATGCGTTGTACCGTCTGTGTGGCCGGAGCCGTTCGGCATCGTGGCGCTCGAGGCGATGGCCAGCGAAAAGCCTGTGATCGTTACCCGCGTTGGCGGCTTGCAGCATATCGTCGATGATGGCGTCGATGGCTTCGTTGTCGAGCCTTTCGATTCTAGGGGCTTAAGGCAGAAGCTCAGAATCCTTATCGAGAACCCCGACCTGTGCGAGTCGATGGGCAAGGCCGGCCGGGCAAAGGTGCTCGATAAGTATCAATGGGACACAATCGTCCAGAACTACTACGAGCCGATCTTCTCGGCCTGA
- a CDS encoding cobalamin-dependent protein (Presence of a B(12) (cobalamin)-binding domain implies dependence on cobalamin itself, in one of its several forms, or in some unusual lineages, dependence on a cobalamin-like analog.) — MPNDAAPRLNVLLLQLPLSINDRHKRVMPLSLLYLASYARQQITNLDVEILDAQAENLGYDEICRRAWQKRRDVIGVTFWTAQATFAYALSPALKKICPSAKIVFGGVHPTIFPEEASKHADYVIIREGERPFCELLKRLAAGKEPDGIPGLGYRPSPDEELKIWPDEGFIDDLDELPFPAWDLLNLECYDTPMHVTGGKRVPVIGSRGCPYNCVYCTSPFLWRRRVRYRNPTKVVDEIETIGKQLGTNQIHFWDDNLFMVRDYIKSLCEEIIRRKVKINWVGLTRASHLVQNADLMPLAKESGCIGMEIGIESANPETFDKIDKQESLDDIMTSARIQAEVGMYPMFTYMAFNPGETLAGYYLQAEFIDKIHEGLPWAEHFHPLPYRVYVGQFCTAHPGTKLFEMAPKLGIVLANDWADYYHHKINFVPNSLLDDVPIRNVERLRPVDYWICLHAMAGTNYEFYHTHQTTMEHRIRHSQYFKFVKAFFDACDGRLTLRQLWRELTSYRRINPDECLRYTAFTSLILGQLGLIRSAIFQRDLEIRPKPIDVPISRAGLMKFELFRRIGGLFDVFSS, encoded by the coding sequence ATGCCCAATGACGCGGCCCCACGCCTCAACGTCCTCCTCCTGCAGCTGCCGCTTTCGATCAACGATCGGCACAAGCGCGTCATGCCATTGTCGCTGCTGTACCTCGCTTCCTATGCGAGGCAGCAGATCACAAACCTCGACGTAGAGATACTCGATGCTCAGGCGGAGAATCTCGGCTACGACGAGATATGCCGCCGCGCGTGGCAGAAGCGTCGAGATGTCATCGGCGTAACTTTCTGGACAGCGCAGGCCACATTTGCCTACGCGCTGAGCCCGGCGCTGAAGAAAATCTGCCCGAGCGCCAAGATCGTGTTCGGGGGCGTTCATCCTACTATATTCCCGGAAGAGGCCTCCAAACACGCCGACTACGTGATCATCCGGGAGGGCGAAAGGCCGTTTTGTGAGCTGCTGAAGCGACTTGCCGCCGGCAAGGAGCCCGATGGCATCCCGGGACTTGGCTACCGCCCAAGCCCCGATGAGGAGCTCAAGATATGGCCGGATGAGGGCTTCATTGATGACCTCGATGAGCTGCCTTTCCCCGCGTGGGACCTTCTGAATCTAGAATGCTACGACACTCCGATGCACGTTACGGGCGGCAAACGGGTGCCGGTCATCGGCTCCCGCGGTTGCCCATATAACTGTGTCTATTGCACGTCGCCGTTTCTGTGGAGGCGGAGGGTCAGGTATCGTAACCCTACAAAGGTCGTTGACGAGATAGAAACGATCGGCAAGCAGCTCGGGACCAACCAGATACACTTCTGGGACGATAACCTGTTTATGGTTCGGGACTACATCAAGTCGCTGTGCGAGGAGATCATCCGCCGAAAAGTCAAGATCAACTGGGTCGGGCTCACCCGCGCCTCGCACCTCGTCCAGAACGCCGACTTGATGCCGCTTGCGAAGGAATCGGGCTGTATCGGCATGGAGATCGGGATTGAGAGCGCGAATCCCGAGACCTTCGACAAGATCGACAAGCAGGAATCGCTCGATGACATAATGACAAGCGCTCGGATTCAGGCCGAGGTTGGGATGTACCCTATGTTCACATACATGGCATTCAACCCCGGCGAGACTCTTGCGGGCTACTACTTGCAGGCCGAGTTTATCGACAAGATACACGAGGGTCTGCCCTGGGCCGAGCACTTCCACCCACTACCGTATCGCGTTTACGTGGGCCAGTTCTGCACCGCCCATCCCGGCACCAAGCTGTTCGAGATGGCGCCTAAGCTCGGGATCGTCCTTGCCAACGACTGGGCTGATTACTATCACCACAAGATCAACTTCGTGCCTAATTCCTTGCTTGACGATGTCCCCATCAGGAATGTCGAGCGGCTCAGGCCAGTCGATTACTGGATATGCCTCCACGCCATGGCCGGGACAAACTACGAGTTCTACCACACTCATCAGACGACGATGGAGCACCGCATAAGGCATTCGCAATACTTCAAGTTCGTCAAGGCATTCTTCGACGCGTGCGACGGCCGACTAACGCTGCGGCAGCTCTGGCGCGAGCTAACGTCCTACCGGCGCATTAACCCGGACGAGTGCCTCCGATACACCGCATTTACATCGCTAATCCTCGGCCAGCTTGGCCTGATACGCTCCGCAATTTTCCAGCGAGACCTCGAGATCAGACCCAAGCCGATCGACGTGCCTATTAGCAGAGCGGGCCTCATGAAATTCGAGCTATTCCGCCGCATCGGCGGCCTCTTCGATGTCTTCAGTAGCTAG
- the infB gene encoding translation initiation factor IF-2, producing the protein MVKLRVYQLAKELKLTSKNILSLLEELGILAESHMSGLDEETVQLVKEFFAEKKKPAAKLAAPSTEEPKTTRTAKGTGEAVAEAKPPKTEERKVKEVVARVEKKAEAPRKLVLGRLLTVEDLAEGLGISLEQIDNVLQEEGKETAPSKILEVETTMRIASRFGYEVEISDVADDALLKIAREADFARGNVGPRAPVVTIMGHVDHGKTTILDEIRKSKITEAEPGSITQHIGAYYVNTPRGDVVFLDTPGHQAFTAMRARGAHVTDIVVLVAAVDDGIKPQTEEAIRHAQAAGVPMIVALNKIDRAKENVGRVKRSFARFGLIPEEDGGETIFVETSAIRREGLDTLIEMILLVAEMADLKAPRDGPAKGVVIETRLDKGRGPVATVLVQEGTLKRGDVFVAGTVSGKVRAMRDDRGRDVKTAGPSHPVEVMGFDALPDSGETFYVIPRGRRTKEYLTSLSQLQREQETKATPQVRREAVLLPLTEQEENKLNIILKVDVFGSLGALKNSLLTLATDDVDIEVIHAGVGSITRADVSLAEIASAKIIGFGIKVDPQISAFAKQHSVEIKLFQIIYSLLDHVEVLVWKLEKPTLVEEELGTAEVRMVFSVPSAGKVAGCYVLSGKMARDGKAKLLRGGEEVYNGKMGSLRRFKKDVKEVQTNFDCGIGLHSFQDYQEGDVIHCYRIVEQALKRTKASNAQ; encoded by the coding sequence CTCCACGGAAGAGCCTAAAACTACAAGAACTGCCAAGGGCACTGGCGAGGCTGTCGCCGAGGCCAAACCTCCCAAGACCGAAGAGCGCAAGGTCAAAGAGGTGGTGGCCAGAGTCGAGAAAAAGGCCGAGGCGCCTCGTAAGCTCGTTTTGGGCAGGTTGCTGACCGTTGAGGATCTAGCCGAGGGCCTCGGGATTAGTCTGGAACAGATTGACAACGTGTTGCAGGAAGAAGGCAAAGAGACGGCACCCAGCAAGATACTCGAAGTTGAGACAACAATGCGCATCGCCTCTCGGTTTGGGTATGAGGTCGAGATCAGCGACGTTGCTGACGATGCGCTGCTCAAAATCGCTCGCGAGGCTGACTTCGCTCGGGGAAATGTGGGTCCGAGAGCGCCTGTCGTTACGATTATGGGCCATGTTGATCATGGCAAAACCACGATCCTGGATGAGATACGTAAATCCAAGATAACCGAGGCCGAGCCCGGAAGCATCACCCAACATATCGGCGCCTACTACGTCAATACACCCCGGGGCGACGTAGTGTTTCTAGACACGCCGGGCCACCAGGCTTTCACCGCGATGCGCGCACGAGGCGCGCACGTGACGGACATTGTTGTTCTTGTAGCGGCGGTTGACGACGGCATCAAGCCGCAGACAGAGGAGGCGATACGGCACGCCCAGGCCGCTGGTGTGCCCATGATCGTGGCGCTGAACAAGATAGACCGCGCCAAAGAGAACGTGGGCCGGGTCAAGCGGAGTTTTGCACGGTTTGGGCTTATTCCAGAGGAAGATGGCGGCGAGACGATTTTCGTTGAGACCTCTGCTATCAGGCGTGAGGGGCTGGACACACTCATCGAGATGATACTGCTGGTTGCCGAGATGGCAGACCTGAAAGCGCCTCGGGATGGGCCTGCCAAGGGCGTGGTTATCGAGACGAGGCTGGATAAGGGCAGAGGGCCGGTGGCGACAGTCCTGGTTCAGGAAGGCACGCTGAAGCGGGGCGACGTCTTTGTTGCGGGGACGGTCTCGGGCAAGGTCCGCGCTATGAGGGATGACCGAGGGCGTGATGTGAAGACGGCCGGGCCTTCACACCCGGTTGAGGTGATGGGTTTCGATGCTCTTCCCGATTCTGGCGAGACATTCTATGTTATTCCCAGGGGTAGGAGGACCAAGGAATACCTCACGAGCCTGTCCCAGCTACAGCGAGAGCAGGAGACCAAAGCAACGCCTCAGGTGCGTCGTGAGGCGGTTTTGCTGCCGCTTACAGAACAGGAAGAGAACAAGCTCAACATTATACTCAAAGTGGATGTCTTCGGGTCATTGGGCGCTCTTAAGAACTCTCTCCTGACCCTCGCCACGGATGATGTTGACATCGAGGTAATCCACGCAGGCGTCGGCAGCATAACGAGGGCGGATGTCTCGCTGGCTGAGATAGCCTCGGCCAAGATCATCGGCTTCGGGATAAAGGTCGATCCTCAGATCAGCGCTTTCGCCAAGCAGCACAGTGTCGAGATAAAGTTGTTTCAGATCATCTATTCGCTTCTTGACCACGTCGAGGTGCTGGTCTGGAAGCTGGAGAAGCCGACGCTGGTGGAGGAGGAACTCGGCACCGCCGAGGTTCGTATGGTCTTCTCTGTCCCATCGGCGGGGAAGGTGGCAGGTTGCTATGTTCTGAGCGGCAAGATGGCCCGTGATGGTAAGGCAAAGCTCCTTCGGGGCGGCGAGGAGGTCTATAACGGAAAGATGGGCTCGCTTAGGCGGTTCAAGAAAGACGTCAAGGAGGTTCAGACCAATTTTGACTGCGGGATTGGGCTACATAGTTTCCAGGATTATCAGGAAGGAGATGTTATCCACTGTTATCGCATAGTGGAACAAGCTCTCAAGCGCACCAAGGCAAGCAATGCCCAATGA